The Carnobacterium sp. 17-4 genome has a window encoding:
- a CDS encoding ROK family protein, which yields MSIVVFDIGGSAVKFGLWENEGLSNKGSFYTPKNWDDMKEEMMNVYHNFTKNHSVKGVAISAPGAVDAQEGTISGISAVPYLHFFSIKKEWENLFGVPVSMENDANCAALAEVWHGAAKNIQHSLFLIIGSGIGGSVVIDRKLFKGKDLFGGEFGYMLLDGEHTLSEMGSPVHTAERYGKEMGLDTVVDGKYLFKEADRGEPLAVKYVDGLIDALARGIYNLSISFNPDMVVIGGGISVREDLIQRLHERTSFYLERQRAYDIKLNIQVCEFHNDANLIGAVAHFEQTVYDKNNVAN from the coding sequence ATGAGTATTGTGGTATTTGATATCGGCGGATCAGCAGTAAAATTTGGATTGTGGGAAAATGAAGGGTTAAGCAATAAAGGTTCATTTTATACACCAAAAAATTGGGATGATATGAAAGAAGAAATGATGAATGTTTATCATAATTTTACGAAAAATCATTCAGTGAAGGGTGTGGCTATCAGTGCTCCAGGTGCTGTTGATGCACAAGAAGGAACCATCAGTGGAATCAGTGCGGTTCCTTATCTCCATTTTTTCTCAATAAAAAAAGAATGGGAAAACCTATTTGGAGTGCCAGTTTCGATGGAAAATGATGCCAACTGTGCGGCATTAGCAGAAGTGTGGCATGGCGCTGCAAAAAATATCCAACACTCTTTGTTCCTGATCATTGGTTCTGGTATTGGTGGATCCGTTGTTATTGATCGTAAGTTATTTAAAGGGAAAGACCTTTTTGGAGGAGAATTTGGTTATATGTTGTTAGATGGTGAACATACGTTAAGTGAAATGGGAAGTCCGGTTCATACTGCAGAACGCTATGGAAAAGAAATGGGATTAGATACAGTTGTGGATGGAAAGTATCTTTTTAAAGAAGCGGATAGAGGAGAACCACTGGCTGTTAAATATGTGGACGGTCTTATTGATGCTTTGGCGCGTGGAATTTATAATCTTTCTATTAGTTTTAATCCTGATATGGTTGTTATTGGCGGGGGCATATCTGTCAGAGAAGACCTTATACAACGTTTACATGAACGGACTTCTTTTTATTTAGAACGTCAGAGGGCATATGATATAAAATTAAACATTCAAGTTTGTGAATTTCATAATGATGCTAACTTGATTGGCGCTGTGGCTCATTTTGAACAAACGGTGTATGATAAAAATAATGTAGCGAATTAA
- a CDS encoding trimeric intracellular cation channel family protein, with product MTGMTWEILNIIGTIAFAISGAFIAIKVNYDILGVYILGFTTAFGGGLIRNLVIGIPVQNIWMQSTLFKFAFLAITLVLLFPNIWNILWKINSIEFFDAIGLAAFAIQGANYAVSTEVPAVAVVLAAVITGAGGGLLRDMFAGRKPMIFHSDVYALWAAIAGLIIGLNWVSGPYVTIILFISIVVLRVMSLYFNWSLPHSFYPKKEKD from the coding sequence ATGACAGGAATGACATGGGAAATTCTAAATATTATTGGTACAATTGCCTTTGCAATAAGTGGTGCATTTATCGCAATCAAAGTAAACTATGATATCCTTGGAGTTTATATTTTAGGCTTTACAACAGCATTTGGAGGAGGACTCATCCGTAATTTAGTCATTGGTATTCCTGTCCAAAATATTTGGATGCAAAGTACTTTATTTAAGTTTGCTTTTTTAGCGATTACCTTAGTATTGCTCTTTCCAAATATTTGGAATATTCTTTGGAAAATAAATAGCATCGAATTTTTTGATGCCATTGGTTTAGCAGCGTTTGCTATTCAAGGTGCAAATTATGCTGTTTCCACTGAAGTTCCAGCAGTTGCAGTCGTTCTTGCTGCTGTTATCACTGGTGCAGGCGGAGGGTTATTAAGAGATATGTTTGCCGGACGTAAACCTATGATTTTCCATTCAGATGTATATGCTCTATGGGCTGCAATCGCTGGATTGATTATTGGATTAAATTGGGTTAGTGGTCCATATGTAACGATCATACTCTTCATTTCGATTGTTGTTTTAAGAGTGATGTCCCTTTACTTCAATTGGAGTCTGCCCCACTCTTTCTATCCAAAAAAAGAAAAAGACTAG
- a CDS encoding sensor domain-containing diguanylate cyclase: protein MKELSREELLMQVDSLNRLNKELLHTIQESEHLEYGWTGNLGQWFWDCTTNEVEFNSLKTEAIGYREEDLPEKVPYQFFTDKIHPEDKEEVMRTMKEHMLNDIPMWEVKYRIQAKDGSWRVYQDRGRVTERDKNGAPLFIKGIVFDVTKEEQEREQLTVKNKNLVTQIKVDTLTNLHTRSSIIVELAKCANKAKEKNYPLSVIFINIDKYSKYEEEFGLLLSEEILKTTGQLIQSVVQERYVAGRYRESVFLILLENALKDEAYKIAETVRRTVLETFFVIPNQVSVSGGITVYDPSETISEMVQKVSEKLEVAKKNGGNQIIL from the coding sequence ATGAAAGAATTAAGTAGGGAAGAGCTGCTTATGCAGGTAGACTCTTTAAATAGATTGAATAAAGAATTATTGCATACGATTCAAGAATCGGAACATCTAGAGTATGGATGGACAGGCAATTTAGGACAATGGTTTTGGGATTGCACTACTAACGAAGTTGAGTTCAATTCTTTAAAAACAGAAGCTATTGGGTATCGAGAAGAGGATTTGCCTGAAAAAGTTCCTTATCAATTTTTTACAGATAAAATTCATCCTGAAGACAAAGAAGAAGTCATGAGAACAATGAAAGAACATATGCTAAATGATATACCTATGTGGGAAGTTAAATACCGTATCCAAGCCAAAGATGGTTCTTGGAGGGTTTATCAAGACAGAGGAAGGGTAACGGAGCGAGATAAAAACGGAGCGCCACTTTTTATTAAAGGGATCGTATTTGATGTAACTAAAGAAGAACAAGAACGTGAACAACTAACAGTTAAAAATAAAAATTTAGTAACTCAAATAAAGGTAGATACACTTACAAATCTACACACAAGATCATCTATTATAGTAGAATTAGCTAAGTGTGCAAATAAAGCCAAAGAAAAAAATTATCCGCTATCTGTTATTTTCATAAATATTGATAAATATTCTAAATACGAAGAAGAATTTGGACTATTATTAAGCGAGGAAATATTAAAAACAACAGGTCAGTTGATTCAATCTGTGGTTCAAGAGAGATATGTTGCCGGCAGATATAGAGAATCTGTCTTTTTAATCCTGTTGGAGAATGCTCTTAAAGATGAAGCTTATAAAATTGCGGAGACAGTCAGGAGAACCGTTTTAGAGACATTCTTTGTAATACCTAATCAGGTAAGTGTCAGCGGAGGAATTACGGTTTATGATCCGAGTGAAACAATTAGTGAAATGGTTCAAAAGGTATCTGAGAAATTAGAAGTGGCAAAAAAAAATGGTGGAAATCAGATTATTCTATAG
- a CDS encoding rhodanese-like domain-containing protein, with amino-acid sequence MYQSITMPEFEQKWKREQIALVDVRELDEWQNKHIEKAIYVPLSDLTRSKEKLDKEQEYYVMCHSGACSAKACQLLATEGYKITNVLGGISAWRGEVTE; translated from the coding sequence ATGTATCAATCAATCACTATGCCAGAATTTGAACAAAAATGGAAAAGAGAACAAATTGCGTTAGTAGATGTTCGAGAACTTGATGAATGGCAAAATAAGCATATAGAAAAAGCTATTTATGTACCTTTAAGTGATCTTACGAGGTCTAAAGAAAAACTGGATAAAGAACAAGAATATTACGTAATGTGTCATTCTGGAGCATGCTCTGCAAAAGCTTGCCAATTGTTAGCAACAGAAGGATACAAAATAACGAATGTATTAGGTGGTATTTCTGCTTGGAGAGGAGAGGTAACAGAATAA
- a CDS encoding DeoR/GlpR family DNA-binding transcription regulator yields the protein MNQFKRQELIFDLLKVNGEVSSNELAAELSVSMMTINRDLKEISTWGDIQLVHGGAVYRGENALENTISIKEEVSVQEKKQIGKFCRSLVKPGSAVFIETGTTALAVAREIFTIEGCQFYTNSLLVLNSLSKYEGIHLHSVPGKYRELSKGFLGLETADFVRNFNFDVAFIGAEGVSADSGITLPNEEDAFTKRAIMNQSKKTILVADHKKFGLSYLHKIGDVEEVDLIVTDLDSHQPSFKELKSLTTIVSINEEENKYDY from the coding sequence TTGAACCAATTTAAAAGACAAGAACTGATTTTTGATTTGCTGAAAGTCAATGGAGAAGTGTCATCAAATGAACTTGCTGCTGAATTAAGTGTCTCCATGATGACAATCAATCGTGATCTTAAAGAGATTTCCACATGGGGGGATATCCAACTTGTTCATGGCGGGGCTGTTTACCGAGGAGAAAATGCTTTAGAAAATACCATCTCTATTAAAGAAGAAGTTAGTGTTCAAGAAAAAAAACAAATTGGTAAGTTTTGTAGAAGCTTAGTCAAACCCGGCAGTGCTGTTTTTATTGAGACAGGAACTACTGCTCTGGCTGTGGCAAGAGAAATATTTACTATTGAAGGATGCCAGTTTTATACCAACTCCTTATTAGTTCTCAATTCTTTATCCAAGTATGAAGGAATTCATTTGCACAGTGTTCCTGGGAAGTACCGCGAATTATCTAAAGGCTTTTTAGGATTAGAGACGGCTGATTTTGTTAGAAATTTCAACTTTGATGTGGCTTTTATAGGAGCTGAAGGAGTCAGTGCCGACTCTGGAATCACTCTACCGAATGAGGAAGATGCTTTTACAAAAAGAGCCATTATGAACCAGTCGAAGAAAACTATTTTGGTGGCAGATCATAAAAAATTTGGCCTCTCTTACCTTCATAAAATCGGTGATGTTGAAGAGGTTGATCTGATTGTGACCGATTTAGATAGCCATCAACCCAGTTTTAAAGAATTAAAATCGTTGACAACTATTGTATCTATTAATGAGGAGGAGAATAAATATGACTATTAA